In Streptomyces sp. NBC_00414, a single window of DNA contains:
- a CDS encoding DUF3830 family protein — translation MADRYIDVSLSKRGVHCTAKLLDDRAPITCEAVWNALPLGGDVYHAKYARNEIYALLPAFAPAEPPLENPTVTPIPGDLCYFSFSGTQLGSRSYGYGGASGVEAGTPVIDLALFYERNNLLLNGDVGWVPGIVWGQVVDGLDAMAEACNDLWRAGALGESLNFQRA, via the coding sequence ATGGCTGACCGCTACATCGACGTGTCCCTGTCCAAGCGCGGAGTCCACTGCACCGCGAAGCTCCTCGACGACCGCGCACCGATCACCTGCGAGGCCGTGTGGAACGCGTTGCCGCTCGGCGGTGACGTGTACCACGCCAAGTACGCCCGCAACGAGATCTATGCCCTGCTCCCGGCCTTCGCGCCGGCCGAACCGCCCCTGGAGAACCCGACCGTCACGCCCATCCCGGGCGACCTCTGCTACTTCTCGTTCTCCGGTACGCAGCTGGGGTCCCGGTCGTACGGGTACGGGGGTGCCTCCGGCGTCGAGGCGGGCACACCGGTGATCGACCTGGCCCTCTTCTACGAGCGCAACAACCTGCTGCTCAACGGGGATGTGGGGTGGGTGCCGGGCATCGTGTGGGGGCAGGTGGTGGACGGGCTCGACGCGATGGCGGAGGCGTGCAACGACCTCTGGCGGGCGGGGGCGCTGGGGGAGTCGCTGAACTTCCAGCGAGCGTAG